The Mycolicibacterium boenickei genome has a segment encoding these proteins:
- a CDS encoding YlxR family protein: protein MIQRETPALSHRSTSDTSVGPVRTCVGCRKRELAAELLRVVAVTDGNGTCSVTVDPAASLPGRGAWLHPDQQCAQMAVKRRAFVRALRLTGSPDTSAVIEYVENIDLDRPDTPATEQVAKNMSTP from the coding sequence GTGATCCAGCGCGAGACTCCGGCTCTGTCGCATCGAAGCACCTCCGACACATCTGTCGGACCAGTGCGGACTTGCGTCGGGTGCCGGAAGCGAGAGTTGGCCGCCGAGTTGCTCCGAGTGGTCGCGGTGACCGACGGGAACGGGACGTGTTCCGTAACCGTTGACCCCGCGGCGAGCCTGCCAGGGCGTGGTGCGTGGCTGCACCCCGACCAGCAGTGCGCGCAGATGGCAGTGAAGCGACGAGCCTTCGTCCGAGCGTTGCGACTCACCGGTTCACCGGATACATCCGCGGTGATCGAGTACGTCGAGAACATCGATCTCGACAGGCCCGACACCCCGGCAACAGAACAGGTAGCGAAGAACATGAGCACACCGTGA
- the nusA gene encoding transcription termination factor NusA, with translation MNIDMAALHAIEADKGITVDVVVETIKSALLTAYRHTEGHEPDARIDIDRKTGVVKVIARQTDADGNVLHEWDDTPEGFGRIAATTARQVILQRLRDAENEKTYGEFAAHEGDIVAGVIQRDARANARGLVVVRMGSETKGSEGVIPSAEQVPGERYEHGDRLRCYVVGVTRGAREPLITLSRTHPNLVRKLFSLEVPEIADGSVEIVAVAREAGHRSKIAVASRVPGLNAKGACIGPMGQRVRNVMSELSGEKIDIIDYDEDPARFVANALSPAKVVSVSVIDEAARAARVIVPDFQLSLAIGKEGQNARLAARLTGWRIDIRSDAAPQPEHDVRPGAVHD, from the coding sequence ATGAACATCGACATGGCGGCGCTGCATGCCATCGAAGCGGACAAAGGCATCACCGTCGATGTGGTCGTCGAGACCATCAAATCGGCATTGCTCACCGCGTATCGGCACACCGAAGGGCATGAGCCCGACGCCCGGATCGACATCGACCGCAAGACCGGTGTGGTCAAGGTGATCGCTCGTCAGACCGATGCCGACGGCAACGTCCTGCACGAATGGGATGACACGCCTGAGGGATTCGGCCGCATCGCGGCGACCACGGCCCGGCAGGTGATCCTGCAGCGGCTCCGCGACGCCGAGAACGAGAAGACCTACGGAGAGTTCGCGGCCCACGAGGGCGACATCGTCGCCGGGGTGATCCAGCGCGACGCCCGGGCCAACGCCCGCGGATTGGTCGTCGTCCGGATGGGCAGCGAGACCAAGGGGTCAGAAGGGGTGATCCCCAGCGCCGAGCAGGTGCCGGGGGAGCGCTATGAGCACGGTGACCGGCTGCGCTGCTACGTCGTGGGCGTCACCCGCGGCGCTCGTGAGCCGCTCATCACGCTTTCGCGCACGCATCCGAACCTGGTCCGCAAGCTGTTCTCGCTGGAGGTGCCCGAGATCGCCGACGGGTCCGTGGAGATCGTGGCGGTCGCCCGCGAGGCCGGTCACCGGTCCAAGATCGCGGTGGCCTCACGGGTGCCCGGGCTGAACGCCAAGGGAGCGTGTATCGGCCCGATGGGCCAGCGCGTGCGCAATGTGATGAGCGAACTGTCCGGCGAGAAGATCGACATCATCGACTACGACGAGGACCCGGCACGCTTCGTCGCGAACGCCCTGTCACCGGCCAAGGTGGTGTCGGTATCGGTGATCGACGAGGCCGCGCGCGCGGCACGGGTGATCGTGCCGGACTTCCAGCTCTCGCTGGCGATCGGCAAGGAAGGGCAAAATGCCAGGTTGGCGGCTCGGCTCACCGGTTGGCGGATCGATATCCGCAGCGATGCGGCGCCGCAGCCCGAGCATGACGTCCGGCCCGGGGCGGTACACGATTGA
- a CDS encoding proline--tRNA ligase, protein MITRMSELFLRTLRDDPADAEVPSHKLLIRAGYVRPVGPGIYSWLPLGLRVLRRIEKIVREEMNAIGGQEILLPALLPRGPYETTNRWTEYGDTLFRLQDRRGNDYLLGPTHEEIFTLTVKGEYSSYKDFPAILYQVQTKYRDEARPRAGILRGREFVMKDSYSFDVDDDGLKNAYHAHREAYQKIFGRLGVRYVIVSAVSGAMGGSASEEFLAESEVGEDTFVRCLDSGYAANVEAVITRAPAPLPIEGQPAAQVYDTPDTPTIATLVDWANSAGLAQFSGREVTAADTLKNVLLKTREPGGEWELLAIGVPGDREVDEKRLGAALEPAEFALLDDADFAKNPFLVKGYVGPKALLDNEVRYLVDPRVVDGTAWITGADAPNKHVVGLVAGRDFTPDGTIEAAEVRDGDPSPDGAGVLTSARGIEIGHIFQLGRKYADAFTADVLGEDGKPVRLTMGSYGIGVSRMVAVIAEQQHDDLGLRWPASVAPFDVHVVVANKDDAARTGATELVAALDRLGHEVLFDDRKASPGVKFKDAELLGMPWIVVVGRGFSDGVVELRNRFTGENREIAVDDAATEISAAISEG, encoded by the coding sequence GTGATCACCCGCATGTCCGAGCTGTTCCTGAGAACCCTCCGCGACGACCCCGCTGATGCCGAGGTGCCCAGCCACAAGTTGCTGATCCGGGCCGGCTACGTCCGTCCGGTCGGCCCCGGCATCTACAGCTGGCTGCCGCTGGGCCTGCGGGTGCTGCGCCGGATCGAGAAGATCGTGCGGGAAGAGATGAACGCGATCGGCGGCCAGGAGATCCTGCTGCCCGCGCTGCTTCCGCGTGGGCCCTACGAGACCACCAACCGGTGGACCGAGTACGGCGACACCCTGTTCCGGCTGCAGGACCGGCGGGGCAACGACTATCTGCTCGGGCCGACGCACGAGGAGATCTTCACGCTGACGGTCAAGGGGGAGTACTCCTCCTACAAGGACTTCCCGGCGATCCTGTACCAGGTCCAGACCAAGTACCGCGACGAGGCGCGCCCGCGTGCGGGCATCCTGCGTGGCCGCGAGTTCGTGATGAAGGACTCGTACTCGTTCGACGTGGACGACGACGGCCTCAAGAACGCCTACCACGCCCACCGCGAGGCCTATCAGAAGATCTTCGGGCGCCTCGGCGTGCGCTACGTGATCGTGTCGGCGGTCTCGGGCGCGATGGGCGGCAGCGCCTCGGAGGAGTTCCTGGCCGAGAGCGAGGTCGGCGAGGACACCTTCGTGCGCTGCCTGGATTCCGGGTACGCCGCCAACGTCGAAGCCGTGATCACCCGGGCGCCGGCGCCGCTGCCGATCGAGGGGCAGCCCGCGGCGCAGGTGTACGACACCCCGGACACCCCGACCATCGCGACGCTGGTCGACTGGGCCAATTCGGCTGGTCTGGCGCAGTTCTCGGGCCGCGAGGTCACCGCCGCCGACACGCTGAAGAACGTCCTGCTCAAGACCCGTGAGCCCGGCGGCGAGTGGGAGCTGCTGGCCATTGGCGTGCCCGGTGACCGTGAGGTTGACGAGAAGCGCCTCGGCGCTGCGCTGGAGCCCGCCGAATTCGCTCTGCTCGATGACGCCGACTTCGCCAAGAATCCGTTCCTGGTCAAGGGCTATGTGGGCCCGAAGGCGTTGTTGGACAACGAGGTTCGTTATCTCGTTGATCCGCGCGTGGTGGACGGCACAGCCTGGATCACCGGGGCCGACGCACCCAACAAGCACGTGGTGGGCCTGGTCGCAGGCCGCGACTTCACCCCGGACGGCACCATCGAGGCAGCCGAGGTCCGCGACGGTGACCCGTCACCCGATGGTGCCGGTGTACTGACCTCGGCGCGGGGCATCGAGATCGGCCACATCTTCCAGCTGGGTCGCAAGTACGCCGACGCCTTCACCGCCGACGTGCTCGGCGAGGACGGCAAGCCGGTGCGGCTCACGATGGGCTCGTACGGCATCGGCGTGTCCCGCATGGTCGCGGTGATCGCCGAGCAGCAGCACGACGATCTGGGCCTGCGCTGGCCGGCGTCGGTGGCGCCGTTCGATGTGCACGTGGTGGTGGCCAACAAGGACGACGCCGCACGGACCGGTGCGACCGAACTCGTGGCCGCGCTGGACCGGCTCGGTCACGAGGTGCTGTTCGACGATCGCAAGGCCTCGCCCGGCGTGAAGTTCAAGGACGCCGAGCTGCTGGGCATGCCGTGGATCGTGGTGGTCGGGCGCGGGTTCTCCGACGGTGTGGTGGAGCTGCGCAACCGATTCACCGGCGAGAACCGCGAGATCGCAGTCGACGACGCTGCGACAGAGATCTCGGCTGCGATCAGCGAGGGCTGA
- the rimP gene encoding ribosome maturation factor RimP — MAPDPKLRSADLPSQTQVIELLDGEFARAGYEIDDVVVDAAARPPRITVIADGDEGLDLDSLAALARTASELLDQLAQGDTPYVLDVTSPGVDRPLTQAKHFRRARGRKAELTLTDGSVFTGRLGETDGTVLKVVVPEGRDLAVRELALADIAKAVVQVEFSPPNRRELELSGETGKGAGE, encoded by the coding sequence GTGGCACCGGATCCAAAGTTGCGGTCTGCGGATTTGCCGTCGCAGACGCAGGTGATCGAGCTACTTGACGGCGAGTTCGCGCGCGCCGGTTATGAAATCGATGATGTCGTGGTCGACGCGGCTGCTCGCCCGCCCCGCATCACCGTTATCGCCGACGGCGACGAGGGCCTCGATCTCGATTCCCTGGCCGCGCTTGCGCGGACGGCCTCGGAACTGCTCGACCAGCTGGCGCAGGGCGACACGCCGTATGTGCTCGACGTCACCTCGCCGGGTGTGGACCGCCCGCTGACGCAGGCCAAGCATTTTCGCCGCGCCCGCGGGCGCAAGGCTGAATTGACGCTGACCGACGGCTCGGTGTTCACCGGCCGCCTCGGGGAAACCGATGGCACGGTGCTCAAAGTCGTGGTGCCAGAAGGGCGGGATCTGGCCGTCCGCGAACTTGCTCTTGCCGACATCGCCAAAGCTGTTGTGCAAGTGGAGTTTTCACCTCCAAACCGACGTGAACTGGAACTGTCGGGAGAAACCGGGAAGGGGGCCGGCGAATGA
- a CDS encoding ferritin-like domain-containing protein: MTSPGPRSTTSPSRPTTAADAALFDAVAVEHGAIYGYGLVSAHSTAEDNALVATAMAEHRARRESAISMLEARSVTPPLPAAGYQLPSPVTDPTDAANLAIRMEEDTSVAWRAVLEQATSAEDRAFAVTALSETAVTAAKWRAIVNAWPVTVAFPGGGE, encoded by the coding sequence GTGACCTCACCGGGACCACGCTCGACCACCTCACCCAGCCGCCCGACCACTGCCGCTGACGCCGCACTGTTCGACGCGGTGGCCGTCGAGCACGGCGCCATCTACGGCTACGGGCTGGTGTCGGCCCATTCGACGGCCGAGGACAACGCCCTGGTGGCCACGGCGATGGCCGAACACCGGGCACGTCGCGAATCCGCCATCAGCATGCTCGAAGCACGCTCGGTGACCCCGCCGCTGCCCGCGGCCGGATATCAGCTGCCCTCGCCGGTGACCGACCCGACCGATGCCGCCAACCTCGCGATACGCATGGAAGAGGACACCTCGGTGGCCTGGCGCGCGGTGCTCGAACAGGCCACCAGCGCCGAGGACCGCGCGTTCGCGGTGACCGCACTGTCAGAGACGGCCGTCACGGCGGCCAAGTGGCGCGCGATCGTGAACGCCTGGCCGGTTACGGTCGCCTTCCCTGGCGGGGGCGAATAG
- a CDS encoding VOC family protein — translation MPLNRRDISEAVGPLGWRLVLGAVYTEVLVPSMADAAAAASHAVHAAGRDASGHLSIDIRSDRAVLRLRTRDAHALTERDLELARELSQALAAHGFELTTGAGAIQAFEVAIDALDIGAVRPFWKAVTGYIDEPGNADLNAGLVDPFGRGPAIWFQQMDAPRPQRNRIHLDIDVTHDAAQARVDAALAAGGRLLSDRVAPRFWVLADAEGNEACICTWQGRD, via the coding sequence GAATCGCCGGGACATCTCCGAGGCCGTCGGCCCGCTGGGTTGGCGCCTGGTCCTCGGCGCCGTCTACACCGAGGTGCTGGTGCCCTCGATGGCCGACGCTGCCGCTGCCGCCTCCCATGCCGTGCACGCGGCCGGTCGTGATGCCTCAGGCCATCTTTCGATCGACATCCGATCCGACCGGGCGGTGCTGCGTCTGCGCACGCGCGACGCTCATGCGCTGACCGAGCGGGACCTCGAACTGGCCCGCGAGCTGTCGCAGGCGCTGGCCGCACATGGCTTCGAACTGACCACCGGGGCCGGGGCCATCCAGGCCTTCGAGGTCGCGATCGACGCGCTCGACATCGGCGCTGTGCGCCCCTTCTGGAAGGCTGTCACGGGCTACATCGACGAACCGGGCAATGCGGACCTCAACGCCGGGCTCGTCGACCCGTTCGGCCGCGGCCCGGCCATCTGGTTTCAGCAGATGGATGCGCCCCGGCCCCAGCGCAACCGAATCCACCTCGACATCGACGTCACCCACGATGCGGCGCAGGCCCGGGTCGACGCGGCCTTGGCCGCAGGCGGCAGATTGCTCAGTGACCGCGTGGCGCCGCGCTTCTGGGTGCTGGCCGACGCGGAGGGCAACGAGGCCTGCATCTGTACCTGGCAGGGCCGTGACTGA